The following proteins are encoded in a genomic region of Glycine max cultivar Williams 82 chromosome 18, Glycine_max_v4.0, whole genome shotgun sequence:
- the LOC102669844 gene encoding uncharacterized protein, which translates to MGPSYEAPNFHRVCGYLLNKWVDDVRKLVDGYRIVWKQIGCTLMADGWTDCCRRTFINFLVYCPKGTVFLRYVDASHVSKSAEMLHKLFREKVLLVGPENVVHIVTNSAENYVVAGRLLEVDFSKLYWSPCATQCINLMLDDIGKLEEVSEIVTLASKITKYIYNHCYSLYLMKKYTGGRDILRPAPTLSATNFIVLQNILAHKDALRAMVTSRDWTSSAYAKESRAKKFAEQILDSRFWKKCVDIVKLMESLVCVLYIVDGKDKPAMDCFCQAMYKAKEEMIMRF; encoded by the coding sequence ATGGGTCCAAGTTATGAAGCTCCAAATTTTCATAGAGTTTGTGgttatttgttaaataaatgGGTTGATGATGTGAGGAAGCTTGTTGATGGTTATCGAATTGTTTGGAAGCAAATTGGATGCACTCTTATGGCTGATGGGTGGACTGATTGTTGTAGGAGAACTTTCATTAATTTTCTAGTTTATTGTCCTAAAGGAACTGTTTTCTTAAGGTATGTAGATGCTTCTCATGTTTCCAAATCTGCTGAAATGTTGCATAAGCTTTTTAGGGAGAAGGTGTTATTAGTTGGGCCTGAGAATGTTGTTCACATAGTGACAAATAGTGCTGAAAATTATGTTGTTGCTGGTAGATTATTGGAAGTTGACTTTTCTAAGTTATATTGGTCTCCATGTGCTACACAGTGCATTAATTTGATGTTGGATGACATAGGGAAATTAGAGGAAGTAAGTGAGATTGTGACACTTGCTTCAAAAATTACCAAGTATATTTACAATCATTGTTATTCATTATACTTGATGAAAAAATATACAGGTGGAAGAGATATACTTCGTCCAGCTCCAACTCTGTCTGCCACTAATTTCATTGTCTTGCAAAATATATTGGCTCATAAAGATGCACTAAGAGCCATGGTAACATCTAGAGATTGGACAAGCTCAGCTTATGCCAAAGAATCTAGGGCAAAAAAATTTGCGGAACAGATCTTAGACTCCAGgttttggaaaaaatgtgttGATATTGTGAAGCTCATGGAGTCATTGGTTTGTGTTTTATATATTGTTGACGGCAAAGATAAACCTGCCATGGATTGTTTTTGCCAAGCTATGTATAAAGCCAAAGAGGAGATGATCAtgaggttttag